taaaacaaaaagaaagagcaaaagacaAAGGCTTCATCAGTCACCTACGTACAGTTATAGAAAGATATCTCGGTGAAATTGGTAAAAAcgcaaaaaaacttaaaaaaaaaatagcacattCCAATAATTATCGGGCGGCGTCAAGAGTTTCGGCTGCTTGTCCCCGTGGTGCTCCACCTGATGGTCCCCaaagagcaacaaaacaaaatccatgactttctctgtttttgaaatttataCACAATAGAGCCTGAAAACCCAGTGGGCTGATTGGTTGTCCGTCACGTCCCTGGGTGGTTATCGCTCCCATCATCTTCCCTCCTCGGTCATCTAAAAGTACAAATCCCTCCTACATGCCGCATAacctccaaaaaaacaaacaaacaaacaaacaaacaacaacaacaaaaaacaacaaaacaaaacataacaccCCCTTCATTGGTTACATGTTTACTCTGTTGATTGGATCTCTTTAAATGCCAAGCGTTTAAGAGGGCAAAGACAATGCGATGCCCTCCTATTAGACGATTTCTATGGGTTCTGAGCGTCCGCGTTCAAAGTCCCTCCGGCAGCAGGCGGCCATGCTGGGTTTACAGGATGGCGCAGAAGAACTTCTTCTCCCTGAACGGGTTCTCTGACGCTGGCACAGGTGACAACAGGGGGTCCTCTTTGGCATGAGCTTCGCAGTAAGACATTAAGTCTGCCGCTGCTTTGGACACCTGGAATtagacacacgcacacacagacacaccaaACTAAGTTTAACCAGTGAGCTTTACGCTAGAGTTCAGAGTTAAAGCTGTGGAACCTGCTTAGTTTTGGTGCAGAACAAGCAAACTGATTGTTACAATAAGCTTGGGTTTTAAAATTGATCGTTTATAAGATCCACAAAAAGTTCTCTAAGTATTGCtaacatgctaggctacatgagcTGAAACTCAACAACAGCTTCATttgattttgctttgttttgtttttaaactaattttatattGCCGTAATGTCATTACGTTAATGATAAGTGGAAAgtaatctgtgttttttattatgtgtgggcgaaaaatctgacatttgaACATGCAGTCATATCCAATAAATGACAATGTGTGTTCTGATAAGGATCATTTACTGCATTCAAAGTACCTCTTGAAAATCTATATAACAtgtaagcaggtattaaacatactatGTCAACAAGGCTACATCTctgagataaaaatatatttttttattgatgacgaaaatgtaatgttttcattatctgtaagcagaaaattataattaaaagaaaaaaggctttCAATCATCTGTCTGTGTACATATATTGTGTTACACTTagttgctgaaataaatggactttacaaaaatattctaattaatgaatattaattGATTTGAGGTTAGGGAGTGTTATATTAACGCCCACtcacaataaataatatcttCCAGCAAAAGGTTGCTTATTTTGATCATAACCTTTGAAATGCCATAACAATAAATTGGCCCAACAGGTTTCAGAAcctacaaaaataataacaatcaaACATTATTTGTGAGACTTTGATAACTAAGCCGGTCCATcgtttctgaaaacacaaactacaCAGCAGAACAAGTAGTCCATATGGAGCAGATCTCCTGACCCGCCCCCTCCtctgtgaaattaaagctgcagtacataACTTTTATTAACAAACAGAACATATTTGTTAAGACTGTCAAAATGTGGAGAGATTATCTGACAATAATTTAAtccctctgccttctcccagcgctctctagaaacaaccaatcagaggcaggaggtgggttttagcgctgtcaatcacaaacTTTAGTCGTCAGTAGTAGGTAAGGGAGGAGCTGAGGGGATTCATCTTTTCACAGGTtgtctgtctcataacaaactgtcatgacaagAAAGCAAGGCAGCTGCATGCCTTTGAAATTGTGCCGCTTTTTATGGGTCAAATAGActcaaaaaattgtaacagcaggGGGTCCAAATTACATCACACGCACACGTTCACACGTGCAAATAGTTCACCTTTATCCTGTCAATGTTGGCCTCcatcttcagctgctccaccagCTTCCTGGCCTGTGCGATGCTGGCCGTGTTGTTACTCGCCATGGGCGCTCCCGCTCAGTTCCTGTCTGCTCAGCCTGCGTGGAGGAGGAGACAGCGGCTGAAACATCCCAGACATTTTGCTGCACCGGCGGTGAGCAGCATTACACCGGCACGCAAAGACGCAGCGCTAGGAGCAGATAGCCTGTTTCTTATCACATGCCAGTAAAGACACACTTGCACATACAGACGCAGGCGTGTATTATTTATGGTGCCTGTTGCTAGGCAGCCCCTGACAGTGAGGAGGAcgtgggaggaaaaaagaaaagaaagagaggaaaaaaggacGGTGACATTTTGTCCAGCATTGTGTTCAAAGTAGTTAGATAGATGAGAAGTACAAGTGGTTTCATAAAAAACTACCAAGATTATAAACAATGACACAAAGAATACTGAGTGATCTGACggatgtttgtgtaaaaaaaaaaattcttgaccatattttttgtattttattttactttttcagaatTATTCAAATAGTGACTCATCTGTGTTTCTGTAAATTAACATGTCTTTTTGATTTTGGTTCGACAACATGGACTTCAGTCGCAACAACACAATTTGCTGTTGCCctctgtttagaaaaaaaaaaagaagaaaaaaattagtgTCTGCAGTTGATACCGATCAAAATGCTGTAATGCACATTCTCCGCCAGTAGGTGGCAATAATGTCAACATTACAGGCATCAAAGTTTAACAAGAAGAAGATTCCCAGCTCGGTTAAAGCGGTGTAAGAGCAGTTGAAACACGAACCTCATTCTCTCAACTAAAATATTATTCAGCTTTCATTTAAGGTTTATTGGAAAAAGACCCaatttgaaatgtgtttgtcacaaaaaatagatatttgCTTGGAGGTGTTAAACCCCGCTGGAAGTCTCAGTGTTTCCAAAATACTTGGGTTTATGTGGGGCTGCTCCTTAATAAAGCACATATAGAGTAGTTTTTTATAGGTGACAATAGATGTGTAATTGAAATCTCATGACATAAGATCTCGTAGTAttaaaacaaccacaacaaTTCTCACGTAGTTAGCATCTGACTTTGTTTACTCTCGGCTATTGTCCAAGATACAAAAGTGTGTATCTTTCGTATCTACATAGATACGtcattgtatttatattttagactCATAATTGGAAGTAAGACAGGAAGTTGTTCTTGAATGATGGACAAGACCAAAACATTACAACGTGTTACCCCTGGCAATGAGACTGCTGCCAACGCGTTGCCAATGTTTGCTAACTGGCAAATTGTTAGCTGCTGATGACGCTGAAGTTAGCATCTGCTTCTTTTTGCATAATCATCCTGTTTTTTGTAATCTGATTGTGTTATACCCCAACAATCTACTAGACAAAAGTTTCATAAAGTGGACACTGTTATATTTAAAACTATGCCTTTCATCAGTGTCAGTGACCACATACATTACTGTTGCCTTATATAGTTTAGTTTGTTCAGAACTGCTTTCCATAAAATGTTGTCTTCGAAGTGTACGGTGCTAATTTACAACCCCCATGCTCGATTTTACAGATCAGGGTCTCAAAAACAGCGTCCTCCTCCTTCATGGTGGATCAATCATCCCTGCGTCGCTCtccatcagtgtgtgtgtgcactgtGGGGTGACTCAGTGAGAGGTCACTGCTGACCTCAGCAGGGCGCAATCTATGAATATTAATGTTCAATGGTAGCAAATCTGCTCATCTGGCTGAGGGAGCTGCTGTATTAATTAAACACCCAGCATCGGGTCACATCATTGTGGACCAGATACCAACAACAAGGcaataaaaagttgttgttttttggggttttttttaaaaaacacaaatttttctCGTCAATTCAGTTTCTCTAATCACATGTAAGAATGATATTTGTACGTTCTGGACTTTTCTCCCACAGCATAGAATAACACAGTGCTTCCCCTCCTCCACCTGTTGCTGGTTTCCTGACTGAAAGAAGGCTTCCCCCCCCAACAAATATTATGACAGGAAGAAAATGTACTTGGAAATAAGAAGTTGGACATGGTATTGCAATTAAAAGAGAGACAGCCGATACTCTTACTCTGTTATAGACTCTGATGGCACTGTTTTAAAAGCTGACTACCAGAGCAATAAGCAATTAAAGAGTTGACTTGTGTAATTCAATAACGTgtggaattacaaaaatgctTCCTCCCCACGCCTACTAGCACACACTGATGTAAAGTTAATGATCAAATTGACCACAGTGTGGTCTAACACACTTATTATTCTCTTTTCAATAGCTAAATATTGGCGTcatttatcttttctctttttttttagaagactTTACTGAATACACCAcaattattaaagttttttcaaaGTAGTTTTCTGTGCAGAAAGCTCGGACTTAAACCCACAGTCGAAGCCTTGgccatattttgtttaattctggTCTGTTCGAAGCATTTCCAGCTGGAACATCTCTGAAAGTCGTCAGTGCAAACCCAGCAGCAGCTTGAAGAGGATTTCAGAACCCACAGCAAGCCGAACATCGTGTAACCTAAACAGTCGCTGCAGCCGAACCATCCTGGTTGTTGTTAGTCTGACGAGGACAGCTCCTTGTACGGGCATATGCTGTCAAACAGGAAACGGAAAGATTTATTGGGGTTGATTA
This is a stretch of genomic DNA from Gambusia affinis linkage group LG16, SWU_Gaff_1.0, whole genome shotgun sequence. It encodes these proteins:
- the LOC122845851 gene encoding guanine nucleotide-binding protein G(I)/G(S)/G(O) subunit gamma-2, whose product is MASNNTASIAQARKLVEQLKMEANIDRIKVSKAAADLMSYCEAHAKEDPLLSPVPASENPFREKKFFCAIL